In Candidatus Paracaedimonas acanthamoebae, one DNA window encodes the following:
- a CDS encoding TIGR00730 family Rossman fold protein yields the protein MEFVKSAGVYCSSFNGLSEKYQLAAKEVGTLLAKNNIKLVYGGGRMGLMGLVSNATLEAGGSAIGISTTLISTREGINENLHELMIVETMHERKQLMFEKSEAFVILPGGIGTLDETFEIMTWKQIGLHHKKIIFLDIDGYWSAVFESHFKRMIEDGFVREIDQNLFIIAKTPDEVIYSLCNGIQPDQGYVAKWV from the coding sequence GTGGAATTTGTTAAGTCTGCAGGGGTATACTGTAGTTCTTTTAATGGACTTTCTGAAAAATACCAGCTTGCTGCAAAAGAAGTGGGAACACTTCTTGCAAAAAATAATATTAAATTAGTCTATGGTGGTGGACGCATGGGACTGATGGGACTGGTTTCCAATGCTACATTGGAAGCAGGCGGAAGTGCTATTGGAATTTCAACAACTCTTATTAGTACAAGAGAAGGTATTAATGAAAACCTTCATGAACTTATGATTGTTGAAACTATGCATGAACGTAAGCAACTTATGTTCGAAAAATCTGAAGCTTTTGTTATTTTGCCAGGTGGTATTGGAACTTTAGACGAAACCTTTGAAATTATGACATGGAAACAAATTGGTCTTCATCATAAGAAAATTATTTTCCTAGATATTGATGGATATTGGTCAGCAGTGTTCGAATCTCATTTCAAACGCATGATTGAGGACGGTTTCGTCCGAGAAATTGATCAAAATTTATTCATAATTGCAAAAACTCCCGATGAAGTGATCTATAGTCTTTGTAATGGTATCCAACCAGATCAAGGCTATGTTGCCAAATGGGTTTAA
- a CDS encoding 3-deoxy-manno-octulosonate cytidylyltransferase, translating into MNPLIIIPARLSATRLPQKPLALIGDKPLVLHVLERGLEANIGRVIVACDDEKIASVVKDAGGEACLTDPSLPSGSDRVYAAANIIDPEENYDVIINLQGDMPFIDPQVIKYSFEPLQDKNVDIATLAVKLDDEERKSNPSIAKIAMIEGKNPHIQQALYFSRSVIPHGAMIHYHHIGLYSYRRQALKSFVHHPPSPLEFAEKLEQLRALEAGLRIDVRIVDAVPFEVNTPEDLLESQKLVKTFRNSWKDNLLA; encoded by the coding sequence ATGAATCCACTTATAATTATCCCTGCCCGTCTGTCAGCGACAAGATTACCGCAAAAGCCTCTTGCATTAATTGGTGATAAACCGCTTGTATTGCATGTTTTAGAGCGTGGTTTAGAAGCTAATATCGGTCGTGTTATTGTCGCATGTGATGACGAAAAAATTGCCTCTGTTGTAAAAGATGCAGGAGGAGAAGCTTGTTTGACAGATCCTTCTCTTCCTTCTGGCTCAGACCGTGTTTATGCAGCCGCAAATATCATTGATCCTGAAGAAAATTATGATGTTATTATTAATCTTCAAGGAGATATGCCTTTTATTGATCCTCAGGTCATAAAATATTCATTTGAACCTCTTCAAGATAAAAACGTAGATATTGCAACATTAGCTGTCAAGTTGGATGATGAGGAACGAAAAAGTAACCCAAGTATCGCAAAAATAGCGATGATCGAAGGAAAAAACCCTCACATACAACAGGCTCTCTATTTTAGCCGTTCTGTGATTCCTCATGGAGCAATGATTCATTATCATCATATTGGACTTTATAGTTATCGTCGACAGGCTCTCAAATCGTTCGTTCACCACCCTCCTTCTCCACTTGAGTTTGCAGAAAAATTAGAACAATTAAGAGCTCTTGAAGCAGGATTACGTATTGATGTCCGTATTGTTGATGCAGTTCCATTTGAGGTCAATACCCCAGAAGATTTACTTGAATCACAAAAACTTGTTAAAACTTTTCGGAATAGCTGGAAAGACAATCTTCTTGCATAA
- a CDS encoding DUF167 domain-containing protein, which yields MEKKINKENQNRLAQALRVNLLKRKTQQRSRINVGVDKQHEGFFFHETDRGFLINIRLTPNAKNNEIGGIYTSPEGNTYLKISVRDVPEDGKANTALICFIASKLQFPKTHVILVKGATSRFKTLLFQEENTQDLKQKLEKLINC from the coding sequence ATGGAAAAAAAAATAAATAAAGAGAATCAAAATAGATTAGCTCAAGCTTTACGTGTTAATTTGTTAAAGCGTAAAACACAACAAAGGTCCCGTATTAATGTTGGTGTTGATAAACAACATGAAGGATTTTTCTTCCATGAAACTGATCGTGGCTTTCTTATAAATATACGATTAACTCCTAATGCAAAGAATAATGAAATAGGGGGAATATATACTTCTCCAGAAGGTAATACTTATTTGAAAATAAGTGTCAGAGATGTACCTGAAGACGGCAAAGCAAACACAGCCCTTATTTGCTTTATAGCTTCTAAATTGCAGTTTCCTAAGACACATGTAATTTTGGTTAAAGGGGCAACAAGTCGATTTAAGACGTTACTTTTTCAAGAAGAAAATACTCAAGATTTGAAACAAAAACTTGAAAAATTAATTAATTGTTAA
- a CDS encoding metal ABC transporter permease, with the protein MISKFLINAIALGGLFSLISGPLGSVIIWRRLAFFGDTLSHGALLGLSLSLIFNFHPIVGIFLIAVILAVFLGYSSSSPGLATETRLAILSPGLLSLGMVCFSFFKGIRFNLEGYLFGDILAVSYQDLILLLLGEIIVLGFLLKQWRALINICISEDLATVEGYNVPRVRILFLFILALFIALTVKIMGVLLMTALLILPAVLARNFSKTPEEMAILAIGASILMIMIGLLISNTYDIAAAPAIVVTGVTIIMGIELFKCVRDNYKWK; encoded by the coding sequence ATGATAAGTAAATTTCTTATAAATGCGATTGCATTGGGGGGGCTTTTTTCACTAATTTCGGGTCCTTTAGGATCCGTTATTATTTGGAGGCGTTTAGCATTTTTTGGAGATACTCTTTCACATGGTGCTTTATTAGGACTTAGTTTAAGCTTGATTTTTAATTTTCATCCAATCGTGGGAATTTTCCTCATTGCGGTCATTCTAGCTGTTTTTTTAGGATATTCCTCAAGTTCTCCAGGTTTGGCTACTGAAACTAGGTTGGCAATACTTTCACCCGGATTATTATCGCTTGGAATGGTATGTTTTTCTTTTTTTAAAGGAATACGATTTAATTTAGAAGGATATTTATTTGGTGATATCCTTGCCGTTAGTTATCAAGATTTAATACTATTGCTATTGGGAGAAATTATTGTTTTGGGCTTTTTGTTAAAGCAATGGCGAGCATTGATTAATATTTGCATTAGCGAAGATCTTGCAACTGTAGAAGGATATAATGTTCCCAGGGTTCGTATTTTATTTCTTTTTATTTTGGCTCTTTTTATCGCACTTACAGTTAAAATTATGGGTGTATTATTAATGACTGCTTTATTAATTTTACCTGCAGTACTTGCAAGAAATTTCTCAAAAACACCTGAGGAGATGGCAATTTTAGCTATTGGTGCGAGTATTTTAATGATCATGATTGGTTTATTGATTTCAAACACTTATGATATTGCCGCAGCCCCTGCTATTGTTGTGACAGGTGTCACTATAATAATGGGGATAGAATTGTTCAAATGTGTTCGAGATAATTATAAATGGAAGTAG